A window from Chiroxiphia lanceolata isolate bChiLan1 chromosome 3, bChiLan1.pri, whole genome shotgun sequence encodes these proteins:
- the RSPH3 gene encoding radial spoke head protein 3 homolog produces MLPARPSELTVAPALPYSYSSQPRSLLARPKYRAPPDAAEPEKQPVCYGNIMRDPRVARGPALAIRLLPQSTQPNSPEVQKQKGAQKRALAKKRAKEPVRPGTPEPVEGREHVYVQTELYLEEICDRILEVDGECQTDEFLDRPPTPLFIPAKTGKDIATQIEEGELFDFDIEVKPILEVLIGKTVEQALLEVMEEEELAQLRAHQRAFIELRNAEFAELQRLEEQDRRIREEKERRRLEHLEKLRKQKETTEKIAARAFAKRYLADLIPSVFSNLYDSGFFYDPIERDIETKFLPWLMSEVEETLQKKVLGRTMLDSLIRTVVEKRLDAFSCPPLPDQTEAPAEEPRPPDAAPQVSGEADAADQPVTEKEETGQPVAEERPSDPISSQLEESDEAGTQDLETE; encoded by the exons ATGCTGCCCGCCCGACCGTCGGAGCTGACAGTGGCCCCCGCGCTGCCCTACAGCTACAGCAGCCAGCCCCGCTCCCTGCTCGCCCGCCCCAAGTACCGAGCGCCACCCGACGCCGCCGAGCC GGAGAAGCAGCCGGTGTGCTACGGCAACATCATGCGAGACCCCAGAGTGGCGCGGGGACCCGCTTTAGCCATTCGCCTCCTGCCGCAG AGTACCCAGCCCAATTCCCCTGAGGTTCAAAAGCAGAAGGGTGCACAGAAAAGAGCACTGGCAAAAAAGCGTGCAAAAGAGCCAGTTCGACCAGGAACACCAGAGCCTGTGGAAGGCAGAGAGCATGTTTATGTGCAGACAG AACTGTATCTGGAAGAGATTTGTGATCGTATACTAGAGGTTGATGGAGAGTGTCAAACAGATGAATTTTTGGACAGACCACCTACTCCACTCTTCATACCAGCCAAAACGGGAAAAGATATAGCCACGCAAATAGAAGAAGGAGAG TTGTTTGACTTTGACATTGAAGTTAAGCCAATCCTGGAAGTGCTGATCGGGAAAACAGTTGAGCAGGCTTTGCTGGAAGTCatggaggaagaagagctggCCCAGCTGCGGGCACATCAGCGTGCCTTTATAGAGCTGCGTAACGCAGAGTTTGCTGAATTACAGCGCCTGGAAGAGCAGGACAGGCGAATCAGAGAGGAGAAG GAACGTCGTAGACTCGAGCACTTGGAAAAGCTGCGGAAGCAGAAAGAGACCACGGAGAAAATTGCAGCTCGGGCATTTGCTAAGCGTTACCTGGCTGACCTTATTCCCTCAGTCTTCAGCAATCTTTAtgacagtggatttttttatgaCCCTATAGAAAGag ATATTGAGACAAAATTCCTTCCGTGGCTGATGTCAGAAGTGGAAGAAACACTACAGAAGAAGGTTCTGGGGAGGACAATGCTTGACT CCTTGATTCGTACAGTGGTTGAAAAACGCTTAGATGCATTTAGCTGTCCCCCTCTGCCTGATCAGACGGAAGCACCTGCTGAAGAGCCCAGGCCACCAGATGCAGCACCCCAGGTCTCTGGTGAGGCAGATGCTGCTGACCAACCAgtcacagagaaagaagagactGGCCAACCTGTTGCTGAGGAACGGCCTTCAGATCCCATCTCTTCCCAGCTGGAAGAATCAGATGAAGCAGGAACACAGGATTTGGAAACTGAGTAA